Proteins from a single region of Hordeum vulgare subsp. vulgare chromosome 6H, MorexV3_pseudomolecules_assembly, whole genome shotgun sequence:
- the LOC123404688 gene encoding glutamate receptor 3.1-like: MEIAFLMLLVLSLLLFPNGICKSLASGPPVVNIGSILQFNSTTGGVAAVATHTALEDINSDPTVLNGTTLKVQIKDTNCFDGFLGMIQALQFMESDVIALIGPQCSTISHIISYVANEHRVPLMSFASDATLSSIQFPFFVRTGPNDLYQMAAVAELVDYNHWKIVTAIYIDNVYGRNGIAALDDALTLKRCKISYKVGFPSNAKRSDLINLLVSVSSMESRVIILHTGTEPGLKLFSMAHQLNMMGNGYVWIATDWLSAYLDANSSVPAETISGLQGVLTLRPHIPNSKMKSDLISKWSTQCKNYNYSDLRVNTYGFYVYDSVWAVARALDAFFDDGGRISFSNDSMLHDETGGTLHLEAMSIFDMGNKLLEKIRKVNFSGVSGQVQFDAAGNLIHPAYDIINVIGNGMRTIGFWSNYSGLLSTVPPDVLYSKPPNISLADQHLYDVIWPGETAQRPRGWVFPSNAKQLKIGVPNRFSFKEFVTVDNATGSMKGYCIDVFTQALALLPYPVSYKFVPFGSGAENPNYDKLVQMIESNEFDAAIGDIAITMRRTVNFDFTQPFIETGLVILAPVKEHITSSWAFLQPFTLEMWCVTGLFFLIMGAVVWVLEHRINDDFRGSACQQIITIFWFSFSTLFFAHRENTMSSLGRGVLIIWLFVVLIIVSSYTASLTSILTVQQLDTSIKGINDLKNSNDPIGFQVGSFAQDYMVKELNISRSRLRALGSPQEYAQALKIGPKKGGVMAIVDERPYVELFLSTYCKIAVAGTDFTSRGWGFAFPRDSPLQVDLSTAILSLSENGELQRIHAKWLKTGECATENSEFVDSDQLRLESFLGLFQIFGVACVLALVIYFGIMLCKYLSHESRKSLRRFFSFVHGKEPPKNKERRSMSLPGSSTPTTPMSSLSTVDMERPGRPVRNGSVIDMES, translated from the exons ATGGAGATAGCTTTTCTCATGTTGTTGGTTCTCTCTCTGCTCctcttccctaatggcatctgcaAGAGTTTAGCCTCTGGGCCTCCTGTTGTGAATATTGGGTCTATTCTTCAATTCAACTCCACCACTGGAGGTGTTGCGGCAGTTGCCACCCATACAGCCTTGGAAGATATCAACTCTGATCCAACAGTTCTTAATGGAACAACACTAAAGGTTCAAATCAAGGATACAAATTGCTTTGATGGTTTCCTTGGCATGATTCAAG CTTTGCAGTTCATGGAGAGTGATGTTATTGCGCTCATTGGCCCTCAGTGCTCCACAATTTCTCATATCATTTCATATGTAGCAAATGAGCATCGAGTCCCTTTGATGTCATTCGCTTCTGATGCAACTCTTTCATCGATACAGTTCCCGTTCTTTGTCAGGACTGGTCCCAATGATCTCTACCAAATGGCGGCTGTGGCAGAACTTGTCGACTACAACCACTGGAAGATAGTGACTGCCATATACATTGATAATGTTTATGGTAGAAATGGCATTGCTGCTTTAGATGATGCACTCACTTTAAAGCGCTGCAAAATATCCTACAAGGTTGGGTTTCCTTCGAACGCTAAAAGGAGTGACCTCATAAATCTGTTGGTTAGTGTCAGTTCTATGGAGTCTCGTGTTATCATTCTCCATACTGGAACTGAACCTGGACTCAAGCTTTTCTCTATGGCACACCAACTGAACATGATGGGCAACGGGTATGTGTGGATTGCAACTGACTGGCTGTCTGCATATCTTGATGCTAATTCATCAGTTCCTGCTGAGACCATATCTGGTCTGCAAGGTGTTCTTACTTTACGGCCACATATTCCCAACTCAAAGATGAAGAGCGATTTGATCTCCAAATGGAGCACACAATGTAAAAATTACAACTATAGTGATCTTCGTGTAAATACTTATGGTTTCTATGTTTATGATAGTGTCTGGGCAGTAGCTCGTGCTCTGGATGCCTTCTTTGATGATGGTGGTAGGATTTCCTTTTCAAATGACTCGATGCTGCATGATGAAACTGGAGGAACTCTTCACCTTGAAGCAATGAGCATTTTTGACATGGGAAATAAATTACTCGAGAAGATTAGAAAGGTCAACTTCAGTGGGGTATCTGGGCAAGTGCAATTCGATGCTGCAGGCAACCTCATTCATCCTGCGTATGACATCATAAATGTCATTGGAAATGGCATGCGGACCATTGGTTTTTGGTCAAACTATTCTGGCTTGTTGTCGACTGTCCCTCCAGATGTTCTATATTCAAAGCCTCCTAATATTTCTCTCGCCGATCAGCATCTCTATGATGTCATTTGGCCTGGGGAGACTGCACAGAGGCCTCGAGGATGGGTTTTTCCTTCTAATGCCAAGCAGTTGAAAATTGGTGTTCCCAACAGATTTAGCTTCAAAGAGTTCGTCACGGTAGACAATGCTACTGGGTCAATGAAGGGTTATTGCATCGATGTCTTTACTCAGGCATTGGCTTTGCTTCCGTATCCTGTTAGTTACAAGTTTGTACCTTTTGGGAGTGGTGCTGAAAATCCTAATTATGACAAACTTGTACAGATGATTGAATCAAAT GAGTTTGATGCAGCTATAGGGGATATTGCAATTACAATGAGGCGGACAGTAAATTTTGATTTCACCCAGCCATTCATTGAAACAGGCTTGGTTATCTTGGCTCCGGTTAAAGAGCATATAACATCGTCCTGGGCATTCTTGCAGCCATTTACTTTGGAGATGTGGTGTGTTACAGGGCTGTTCTTTCTTATTATGGGTGCGGTTGTTTGGGTTCTTGAACATCGGATCAATGACGATTTCCGTGGTTCAGCATGCCAACAAATAATAACTATTTTCTG GTTCAGCTTTTCGACTTTGTTCTTCGCACACA GAGAAAATACTATGAGTAGCTTAGGGCGTGGTGTCCTGATCATATGGCTGTTTGTTGTTTTGATAATTGTATCCAGCTATACCGCGAGTCTTACTTCCATCCTGACTGTGCAACAACTTGATACTTCTATAAAAGGAATCAATGACCTGAAAAATAGCAATGATCCTATTGGTTTCCAAGTTGGTTCCTTTGCACAAGACTACATGGTCAAGGAGCTCAACATCTCACGGTCAAGGCTAAGAGCTCTCGGTTCACCACAAGAATATGCTCAAGCCCTCAAGATAGGCCCTAAGAAAGGAGGTGTTATGGCCATTGTCGACGAGCGCCCCTATGTTGAACTGTTTTTGTCAACCTACTGCAAGATTGCCGTAGCTGGCACAGATTTCACCAGCAGAGGATGGGGCTTT GCATTTCCAAGGGACTCCCCTTTGCAAGTAGACCTCTCCACCGCAATCCTGTCTCTGTCAGAGAATGGGGAGCTGCAGCGGATCCATGCCAAATGGCTCAAGACAGGGGAGTGCGCAACTGAAAACAGCGAGTTTGTCGACTCGGACCAGCTCCGTCTTGAGAGCTTCCTTGGTCTGTTCCAAATCTTTGGCGTGGCATGTGTTCTCGCGCTGGTAATCTACTTTGGTATCATGCTATGCAAATACCTGAGTCATGAATCGAGGAAGAGCCTCCGAAGATTCTTCTCGTTCGTCCATGGGAAGGAGCCGCCGAAGAACAAGGAGAGGCGGTCCATGAGCCTGCCTGGAAGCTCGACGCCAACAACGCCAATGAGCAGCCTtagtactgttgacatggaaaggccGGGCAGGCCAGTCAGAAATGGCAGCGTTATTGATATGGAAAGCTAG